From the Thermoplasmatales archaeon genome, the window AATGTTGTTCTCGTTACATCCTTTATACCAATAATATCATCGCTTGCAAACTCTGGAATAAATGTTTTTCCGCTGTGGTGGGCTCTTCTTTTTGGAGGATGCTATGGTGGAAATATAACTCAAATTGGCTCAACAGCAAACATTGTTGCAATTGGAGTGTTGGAAAAGAGGAAGCATTATTATATAAAACCAAAGGAATGGATTCCTATTGGCTTGGTTGCAGGGATTATTCCAGCAATTATTGGCTTAATTTTCCTGCTTGTGCAAATTTAATATATCATTAAAATATTTATTGCAATGAAGAAAATATTTAAAGAATTAATTGAAGAAATAGAAGGAATTTTATCACTTCCAATTGACAAAAACAGCAAACTGGAAAGAATATGCATTTTATTGAAAGAAAAAATTCATTATTATAATTGGGTTGGTTTTTATTTTGCAAAAAATGGAAATCTTATCCTAGGCCCATTTTGTGGTGATGAAACGGAGCATAAAATAATTCCTTTTGGAAAGGGTATCTGTGGGCAAGTTGCAGAGAGTAAAAATGCTTTAATTGTTCAAGATATAACAAAGGAGAAAAATTATCTTGCATGCAGCAGAAAAGTTAAAGCGGAAATAGTTGTTCCAATTATTAGAGACGGAGAATTTTTAGGAGAAATTGATATAGACAGCCATTATATTTCTCCATTCAACAGCGATGATGAAGAATTTCTTAAAGAAGTGTGTAAAATTGTTGCAAAAATTATTTGATTCTGAATAATTTTTTAATAAAATCCAGAAATTTAATCTTCTTTTCTTTCTTTTCTTCAAAAATTCCAGCTCTTGCTTTTATTGTTTTTGCTATTGGTGCCCCTCCCGCTATGATTAAATTGTCCTCGCTATCATTTGTAATTCCTTTCATCCAGTCATTCATATCATTTCCATTGCTTACAAGCTTTCCAAGAGAAATATCCAAAAGCAGATTTCCCCATCCATCATATAGCCCGGCATAATACTCGTTCTTATTTATTTTTCCAGTTACTGCAATGTTTCCATTTTTCGTTAAAGATAAATCATAAAGCCATCCTTCTGTTCCAATTTTTTCCCATATAATATTGAAATTTCTGCTTATTTTTGCCAGATAATGCTTATAGCTTGCATCTTCAAACTGACCGCAGATAAAAAGATTTCCATCAAAAAATATTTTGCAAGGAACAATCCTCAAATTAAAAATTTTCTCATTTTTCTCTATTCCAAACTTATCAAAATTTGAAATAATCAAGCTGTAGTCATCCTTTGCTACAAATCCAGCGCAAAAAATATCATTTTCAAAAACAGTAAGCGAGGTGTAACCAGTATATTTCCCCATTTTCCAGCATTTCCTGTTCCATATAATCGAGCCATCATTTTTCGAAATTTTCATAACAAATCCATTTACAGAGGGCGGAAAAATTCTCCCGCCGAAGCCAGCAACAAAAATATTATCACTTTTATCTACTGCCAGCGAGGGGGCTTGCGTGTATAAGAAAGGAGCGTAGGTTTTTTCCCATATTGGAGAGCCATCTTTTGAATATTTTTTAAGGTATGCGGTGCAGTATTTTCCACTTTTATCATAAAATGAGCCAACCGCTATTATATTATCTCTTGAATCAACCTTCACATCAAGTAACGAGCCAAAACCTTTTGAAAGGAATTTATCAACATTAAATGGCTTTTTTAAGGAGCCTTGAGAAGGAAAATATAATTTAAGAGAGGTAGAATCACTCCATAAAAGATTTCCATCTTTATCATATTTAATTATTAGTCCCCTGTATTCCTTATCCACACCGCACACTATAACATTATTTTTTGAATCAACCGCAGCCCTGCAATTTCCATATCCATCATTGTAATCTCTCTCCCATATTATCTCATATTTATAATCTTTTTTCATCCTGAATATAAATCATGATTTATATAAAATTTTATTCAGGAAAATTGTTCCAGCAGATCAATTTTGCTGACCGTTTGCAATAAATAAAAATAAATAATATTATATAGTAAAAAAGCAATATTGCCTCATGGAGGCAAAAATATTTGATAAGATGTATGAAGAGTTCAGGGAAATACTGATATCCGGAATAAAGATGAAAATACTGATAAGTTTGCTCGAAGGAACAAAAACATCCAGGCATTTAATGGAAGAGATAGGAATAAGTTTATCATCTGTCCTTCATACTGCAAGAGAGCTTGAAGAAAAAAAATGGATAGAAGAAAAAAAAGATGGATTTATCTTAACTCCAGCAGGAAAAATACTGGCGCAAAAAGTTTTGGATATTACAAATTCTTTCTATGTTACAGGGAAACA encodes:
- a CDS encoding GAF domain-containing protein; amino-acid sequence: MKKIFKELIEEIEGILSLPIDKNSKLERICILLKEKIHYYNWVGFYFAKNGNLILGPFCGDETEHKIIPFGKGICGQVAESKNALIVQDITKEKNYLACSRKVKAEIVVPIIRDGEFLGEIDIDSHYISPFNSDDEEFLKEVCKIVAKII